One stretch of Streptomyces sp. 135 DNA includes these proteins:
- a CDS encoding DUF6480 family protein → MTSSPQPDPDPDPQPRDTPGRESDGSSPPGETPPAEGGMSGAGPAHDPPKGWAKGPLALILGLAVLIAAFFLVYALVLLL, encoded by the coding sequence ATGACTTCTTCCCCACAACCGGACCCGGATCCGGATCCGCAGCCGCGCGACACCCCAGGACGTGAGTCCGACGGGAGCTCGCCACCGGGCGAGACCCCACCAGCGGAGGGCGGCATGTCGGGGGCCGGACCCGCCCACGACCCGCCGAAGGGGTGGGCGAAGGGCCCACTGGCCCTGATCCTCGGCCTCGCGGTGCTGATCGCCGCGTTCTTCCTCGTCTACGCGCTCGTCCTGCTGCTCTGA
- the ctaD gene encoding cytochrome c oxidase subunit I translates to MTAQADPVTLVPTEGRRSRGRVIVSWMTTTDHKKIGHLYLVTSFAFFLIAGALAMAIRAELARPGMQFLSAEQYNQSFTMHGTIMLLLFATPTFAGFANAVMPLQIGSPDVAFPRLNMLSYWLFLFGGLIVLGSFLTPQGAADFGWTAYTPLSGGERTPYIGGDLWIMGLALSGFGTILGAVNFTTTIICMRAPGMTMFRMPIFTWNVLLTSVLVLFAFPVLAAALLVLEADRRFGAQVFNPENGGALLWQHLFWFFGHPEVYILALPFFGVITEILPVFSRKPIFGYIGLVGATIAITGLSVTVWAHHMFATGGVLLPFFSFLTYLIAVPTGVKFFNWIGTLWKGSLSFEPPMLWAVGFLVTFLFGGLTGVILGSPPLDWHVTDTYFVVAHFHYVLFGTIVFAMFGGFSFWWPKMTGTMLDMRLEKIHFWTLFIGFHTTFLVQHWLGAEGMPRRYADYLDADGFTALNTVSSIGAFLLGLSTLPFLYNVWKTAKYGERVQVDDPWGFGRSLEWATSCPPPRHNFVTLPRIRSESPAFDLHHPDVVQLDQKENTGKRDIVDASGHEGDRS, encoded by the coding sequence ATGACTGCTCAAGCGGATCCGGTCACGCTGGTACCGACCGAAGGACGTCGCAGCAGGGGTCGTGTGATCGTCTCCTGGATGACCACGACCGATCACAAGAAGATCGGCCATCTGTACCTGGTCACCTCGTTCGCGTTCTTCCTGATCGCCGGGGCACTGGCCATGGCCATCCGGGCGGAACTGGCCCGCCCCGGGATGCAGTTCCTCTCGGCCGAGCAGTACAACCAGTCGTTCACCATGCACGGCACGATCATGCTGCTGCTCTTCGCCACCCCGACGTTCGCCGGCTTCGCCAACGCGGTCATGCCGCTGCAGATCGGCTCCCCGGACGTCGCCTTCCCCCGCCTGAACATGCTCTCCTACTGGCTGTTCCTCTTCGGCGGGCTGATCGTGCTCGGCAGCTTCCTCACCCCCCAGGGCGCCGCCGACTTCGGCTGGACCGCGTACACGCCGCTCAGCGGCGGCGAGCGCACCCCGTACATCGGCGGCGATCTGTGGATCATGGGCCTGGCGCTCTCCGGCTTCGGCACCATCCTCGGCGCGGTCAACTTCACCACCACCATCATCTGCATGCGCGCGCCGGGCATGACCATGTTCCGGATGCCGATCTTCACCTGGAACGTGCTGCTCACCTCGGTCCTGGTGCTGTTCGCCTTCCCCGTCCTCGCGGCGGCGCTGCTCGTCCTGGAGGCCGACCGGCGCTTCGGCGCCCAGGTCTTCAACCCCGAGAACGGCGGGGCCCTCCTGTGGCAGCACCTGTTCTGGTTCTTCGGCCACCCCGAGGTCTACATCCTGGCGCTGCCGTTCTTCGGCGTGATCACCGAGATCCTCCCCGTCTTCTCCCGCAAGCCGATCTTCGGATACATCGGGCTGGTCGGCGCCACCATCGCGATCACCGGTCTGTCGGTCACCGTGTGGGCACACCACATGTTCGCCACCGGCGGGGTACTGCTGCCGTTCTTCTCCTTCCTGACCTATCTGATCGCGGTCCCCACCGGGGTGAAGTTCTTCAACTGGATCGGCACCCTGTGGAAGGGCTCGCTGTCCTTCGAGCCGCCGATGCTGTGGGCGGTCGGCTTCCTGGTGACCTTCCTCTTCGGCGGCCTGACCGGCGTCATCCTCGGCTCCCCGCCCCTGGACTGGCACGTCACGGACACGTACTTCGTCGTCGCCCACTTCCACTACGTACTCTTCGGCACGATCGTGTTCGCGATGTTCGGCGGCTTCAGCTTCTGGTGGCCGAAGATGACGGGGACCATGCTCGACATGCGCCTCGAGAAGATCCACTTCTGGACGCTGTTCATCGGCTTCCACACCACCTTCCTCGTCCAGCACTGGCTCGGCGCCGAGGGCATGCCCCGCCGCTACGCCGACTACCTGGACGCCGACGGCTTCACCGCCCTCAACACCGTCTCCTCCATCGGGGCCTTTCTGCTCGGCCTCTCCACGCTGCCGTTCCTCTACAACGTGTGGAAGACGGCCAAGTACGGCGAGCGCGTACAGGTCGATGACCCCTGGGGGTTCGGCCGTTCCCTGGAGTGGGCCACGTCCTGTCCGCCGCCCCGGCACAACTTCGTCACGCTGCCCCGCATCCGCTCCGAATCCCCGGCCTTCGACCTGCACCACCCGGACGTCGTCCAGCTCGACCAGAAGGAGAACACCGGCAAGCGCGACATCGTGGATGCCAGCGGTCACGAGGGAGACCGGTCGTGA
- a CDS encoding aldehyde dehydrogenase family protein produces MPELFIDGEWTGATGGARRDVVNPFDASVIQDVDDADETDVDLAVRAARRAFDRGEWSSSPTRERADVLLRVSRFLLRDQEEIARVETLDTGKTLAEARIDVEDVSNAFRYFAEIADKDGGRVVDVGPDVLSRVTYHPIGVCALIAPWNYPLLQASWKVAPALAAGNTFVLKPSETTPLSTIHMLRLIAEAGAPAGVANLVLGPGATVGAAMSAHPDVDLVSFTGGLATGRHIMEACAPGVKNLALELGGKNPNVVFADCDFEAAVDHALEASFLHSGQVCSAGSRLIVEDGLHDRFVERLAERARAIRLGSGLDPATESGPLSSAQHREKVEGYLDIARSEGARLVCGGRRPDDAELSRGFFLLPTIYADCDRAMRIVQEEVFGPVVTVERFRTEEEAVELANDTRYGLAGGVWTNDASRAQRVAGLLRHGTVWINDFHPYVPQAEWGGFGRSGFGRELGPTGLREYQEAKHIYQNLRPGVSGWFKG; encoded by the coding sequence ATGCCGGAACTGTTCATCGACGGGGAGTGGACCGGTGCCACCGGGGGCGCGCGGCGGGACGTGGTCAACCCGTTCGACGCGTCCGTCATCCAGGACGTCGACGACGCGGACGAGACCGACGTCGACCTCGCCGTACGGGCCGCCCGGCGGGCCTTCGACCGCGGCGAGTGGTCGTCGTCGCCCACCCGGGAGCGGGCCGACGTACTGCTCAGGGTGTCGCGGTTCCTCCTGCGCGACCAGGAGGAGATCGCCCGCGTCGAGACCCTCGACACCGGCAAGACGCTCGCCGAGGCGCGGATCGACGTGGAGGACGTCTCGAACGCGTTCCGCTACTTCGCGGAGATCGCCGACAAGGACGGCGGCCGGGTCGTGGACGTCGGGCCCGATGTGCTCAGCCGCGTCACCTACCACCCCATCGGGGTGTGCGCCCTCATCGCGCCGTGGAACTACCCGCTGTTGCAGGCCTCGTGGAAGGTCGCCCCGGCGCTGGCCGCGGGCAACACCTTCGTGCTCAAACCCAGCGAGACGACGCCGCTCTCCACGATCCACATGCTCCGGCTGATCGCCGAGGCGGGAGCCCCGGCGGGCGTGGCGAACCTCGTGCTCGGCCCGGGCGCCACCGTCGGCGCGGCCATGTCGGCCCACCCCGACGTGGACCTGGTCTCCTTCACCGGCGGCCTGGCCACCGGTCGCCACATCATGGAGGCGTGCGCGCCGGGCGTGAAGAACCTCGCCCTTGAGCTGGGCGGCAAGAACCCCAACGTGGTCTTCGCCGACTGCGACTTCGAGGCCGCGGTCGACCACGCGTTGGAGGCGTCGTTCCTGCACTCGGGGCAGGTGTGCTCGGCCGGGTCCCGGCTCATCGTCGAGGACGGCCTGCACGACCGGTTCGTGGAGCGCCTTGCCGAGCGCGCGCGGGCCATCCGGCTCGGCAGCGGTCTCGACCCGGCGACCGAGAGCGGGCCGCTCAGCTCGGCACAGCACCGCGAGAAGGTCGAGGGCTACCTGGACATCGCCCGCTCCGAGGGCGCCCGGCTGGTCTGCGGCGGCCGCCGCCCGGACGACGCCGAGCTGTCCCGCGGGTTCTTCCTGCTGCCGACCATCTACGCGGACTGCGACCGTGCCATGCGGATCGTGCAGGAGGAGGTCTTCGGCCCGGTCGTCACCGTGGAGCGTTTCCGGACCGAGGAGGAGGCCGTGGAGCTGGCCAACGACACCCGTTACGGTCTCGCCGGCGGCGTCTGGACGAACGACGCGAGCCGCGCCCAGCGGGTGGCGGGGCTGCTGCGGCACGGCACGGTCTGGATCAACGACTTCCACCCCTACGTGCCCCAGGCCGAGTGGGGCGGCTTCGGCCGCTCCGGTTTCGGCAGGGAGCTCGGACCCACCGGTCTGCGCGAGTACCAGGAGGCCAAGCACATCTACCAGAACCTGCGGCCGGGCGTCTCCGGCTGGTTCAAGGGCTGA
- a CDS encoding PepSY domain-containing protein: MITKRNGSASGQRRLPASRGTGLLCAAAAAAALLTGCGDDGDDGAAKTGSAEAAPVPSAPAATATGDLTEDQSERKALIPKAKVGYEDALRTAVAAVPKSKPVSIELKGPVDKPTWETEVATTDGAAHTVRIDAVTGKADKAQAKKDEDADDKRELADRLRKATVTAQQAAETATGKTKGTVSSIELEDSDGGAPKWSVDVVTTDDWNKTTFDIDATNRKILREHVDKD; this comes from the coding sequence ATGATCACAAAAAGGAATGGCTCTGCCTCCGGGCAGAGGCGTCTGCCGGCCTCGCGAGGCACCGGCCTGCTGTGCGCCGCGGCTGCGGCGGCAGCCCTGCTCACGGGCTGTGGCGACGACGGCGATGACGGCGCCGCGAAGACGGGCTCGGCCGAGGCCGCCCCGGTGCCCTCCGCGCCGGCCGCCACCGCGACGGGCGATCTCACCGAGGACCAGTCCGAGCGGAAGGCCCTCATCCCGAAGGCCAAGGTCGGCTACGAGGACGCGCTGCGCACCGCGGTGGCGGCGGTGCCGAAGTCGAAGCCGGTCTCCATCGAACTGAAGGGCCCTGTCGACAAGCCCACGTGGGAGACCGAGGTGGCGACGACCGACGGCGCCGCCCATACGGTGCGCATCGACGCGGTCACCGGCAAGGCCGACAAGGCGCAGGCGAAGAAGGACGAGGACGCCGACGACAAGCGCGAACTGGCGGACCGCCTGCGCAAAGCCACGGTGACCGCGCAGCAGGCCGCGGAGACCGCCACGGGCAAGACCAAGGGGACCGTCAGCTCCATCGAACTGGAGGACTCCGACGGAGGCGCGCCGAAGTGGTCCGTCGACGTCGTGACGACCGACGACTGGAACAAGACGACGTTCGACATCGACGCGACCAACCGCAAGATCCTCCGGGAACACGTCGACAAGGACTGA
- a CDS encoding HEAT repeat domain-containing protein yields the protein MLIGEVARRSGVSARMLRHYESLGLVRPTGRTDTNYREYSGDDIRRIFHIESLRSLGLSLRDVGRALDDPGFTPSGLVDDLIRRTRERIGAETELLTRLRRIGAAEPDGWEDVLQSVALLQALGSKSPEQRQRAALSSVEEVPVPVEALVEAALSETDPNVAGALRWALARSGDEGRPLLAKGLGSPAAEVRERAVQAIAEIPNDEATALLREALAHTDVVVRRHAALALGARGVTEAVPTLIDMVVEQANDVDAADALSALASGHPASADEIATGLIDRLAHNTPGSPSLRRRLTEALAEIPGATASRALADLSHDDDRAVAVTATYVLGIREAR from the coding sequence GTGCTGATCGGTGAGGTGGCACGACGCTCCGGGGTGAGCGCCCGCATGCTCAGGCATTACGAATCGCTCGGCCTGGTGCGGCCGACGGGCCGTACCGACACCAACTATCGGGAGTACTCCGGCGACGACATCCGGCGGATCTTCCATATCGAGAGCCTGCGGTCACTGGGGCTGTCCCTGCGTGACGTCGGGCGCGCGCTCGACGACCCCGGCTTCACGCCCTCGGGGCTCGTCGACGACCTCATCCGCCGGACGCGCGAACGCATCGGGGCGGAGACGGAGTTGCTCACGCGGCTCCGCCGGATCGGCGCCGCGGAACCCGACGGCTGGGAGGACGTCCTCCAGAGCGTCGCGCTCCTCCAGGCACTGGGGTCGAAGAGCCCCGAACAGCGCCAGCGAGCCGCCCTGTCCTCGGTCGAAGAGGTTCCGGTGCCGGTGGAAGCGCTGGTCGAGGCGGCGCTGAGCGAGACGGATCCGAACGTCGCCGGAGCCCTGCGATGGGCGCTGGCGCGGTCGGGCGACGAGGGACGGCCTCTGCTGGCGAAGGGCCTCGGCTCACCGGCGGCCGAGGTCCGCGAGCGCGCCGTCCAGGCCATAGCCGAGATTCCGAACGACGAGGCGACCGCACTGCTGCGGGAGGCGCTCGCCCACACCGACGTCGTGGTCCGCCGGCACGCGGCGCTGGCGCTCGGGGCCCGTGGAGTGACCGAGGCGGTGCCTACGCTCATCGACATGGTCGTCGAGCAGGCGAACGACGTCGATGCCGCCGACGCGCTGAGCGCCCTGGCGAGCGGTCATCCGGCGTCGGCGGACGAGATCGCCACCGGGCTCATCGACCGCCTCGCCCACAACACCCCTGGCTCCCCGTCCCTCCGCCGACGGCTGACCGAGGCGCTCGCGGAGATCCCGGGGGCCACGGCGTCGCGTGCGCTGGCGGATCTGTCACATGACGACGACCGCGCCGTGGCGGTGACGGCGACGTACGTCCTCGGGATACGGGAGGCCCGCTAG
- a CDS encoding sulfotransferase, which yields MTLRSLTFVIGTGRSGSTALSRILNTHPDVLSLNEYMASVGDTAFPEGRVSGAEFWDALFRPTPYFAAMIRSGVLMPEFLYTRRPGRYAAETTGIPALSLMVLPHLTDDPDGLLDEIRAAVLDWPDRVAAEHHEALFELLRARFGRAAVVERSGYSTGWAPGLRAAFPYAKFVHLFRDGPDCALSMSRHPGYRVITLMREIRERTGVDSFGDLTDEHVRSLPPDLAPLLEERFDPALVRDRAFPLRRFGALWSELVAEGVRFLDGLPAAQRMTLAYEDLLDAPREELSRLAAFVGVAPSPQWLDSACALLDTGRRGSARKQLTAAELDDLRRSCAPGTRSLAHVSRH from the coding sequence GTGACCTTGCGCAGTCTGACCTTCGTCATCGGTACGGGCCGCAGCGGCTCCACCGCGCTGTCCCGCATCCTCAACACTCACCCCGACGTCCTCAGCCTGAATGAGTACATGGCGTCGGTCGGTGACACGGCCTTCCCCGAGGGCCGGGTGTCGGGCGCGGAGTTCTGGGACGCCCTCTTCCGGCCCACCCCGTACTTCGCGGCCATGATCCGCAGCGGCGTGCTGATGCCGGAGTTCCTCTACACACGCCGCCCGGGCCGGTACGCGGCGGAGACCACCGGCATCCCCGCGCTGTCCCTCATGGTGTTGCCCCACCTCACCGACGACCCCGACGGCCTGCTCGACGAGATCCGCGCGGCGGTCCTCGACTGGCCGGACCGGGTCGCCGCCGAGCACCACGAAGCGCTCTTCGAGCTGCTCCGCGCACGGTTCGGGCGGGCCGCCGTCGTGGAGCGCTCCGGTTACTCGACGGGGTGGGCGCCGGGGCTGCGGGCCGCCTTCCCGTACGCCAAGTTCGTGCACCTCTTCCGCGACGGACCGGACTGCGCCCTGTCCATGAGCCGCCACCCCGGCTACCGCGTGATCACCCTGATGCGCGAGATCAGGGAACGGACGGGCGTCGACAGCTTCGGCGACCTGACGGACGAGCACGTACGCTCCCTGCCGCCGGACCTGGCGCCCCTGCTCGAAGAGCGCTTCGACCCCGCCCTCGTACGTGACCGGGCCTTTCCCCTGCGGCGGTTCGGCGCCCTGTGGTCCGAACTCGTCGCCGAGGGCGTCCGCTTCCTCGACGGCCTGCCCGCCGCCCAGCGGATGACACTGGCCTACGAGGATCTCCTCGACGCCCCTCGGGAGGAACTCTCCCGCCTCGCCGCGTTCGTCGGCGTCGCGCCTTCCCCGCAGTGGCTGGACAGCGCGTGCGCCCTGCTCGACACCGGCCGCCGCGGTTCCGCCCGGAAGCAGCTGACGGCCGCCGAACTCGACGACCTGCGCAGGAGCTGCGCTCCGGGGACCCGCTCGCTCGCCCATGTCTCACGTCACTAG
- a CDS encoding TetR/AcrR family transcriptional regulator, with protein sequence MPAEEPAAAPPTLRQRRRAAATQEILDAAESHITEHGAAALSLRAVARSLGMTVQALYHYFPSRDDLVTALVTKAYDDLADAARAAVDAGTGDDPALPRLVAAAEGYRRWAITHPERFRLLYGTPLRYYTAPVEGPTTQAMRRMSAVFEREMFDGFTATQLAAADTPALSPALRAHLAQLPPSGLGDLPPPATALLMSAWGHMHGLVVLEVFGHTSFLGDHQAEIFRMAMRNMFEDVRGRIPVAEQGTTATDPRPHPHPHTCEA encoded by the coding sequence ATGCCCGCAGAAGAACCAGCAGCCGCCCCGCCCACCCTGCGCCAGCGGCGCCGGGCCGCCGCCACCCAGGAGATCCTGGACGCCGCTGAGTCCCACATCACCGAGCACGGTGCCGCGGCCCTCTCCCTGCGCGCGGTCGCCCGGAGCCTCGGCATGACCGTGCAGGCGCTCTACCACTACTTTCCGAGCCGGGACGACCTCGTCACGGCACTCGTCACCAAGGCGTACGACGACTTGGCGGACGCGGCGCGGGCTGCGGTGGACGCCGGGACGGGCGACGACCCGGCCCTGCCGCGTCTGGTGGCCGCGGCCGAGGGCTACCGCCGCTGGGCCATCACGCATCCGGAGCGGTTCCGGCTCCTGTACGGAACGCCGTTGCGGTACTACACGGCACCCGTCGAGGGCCCGACCACACAGGCGATGCGCCGGATGAGCGCGGTCTTCGAGCGCGAGATGTTCGACGGATTCACCGCGACGCAGCTGGCCGCGGCCGACACCCCCGCGCTCTCACCGGCGCTCCGGGCACACCTGGCGCAGCTGCCGCCCAGCGGCCTGGGCGACCTGCCGCCGCCGGCGACCGCTCTGCTCATGAGCGCGTGGGGGCACATGCACGGCCTCGTGGTCCTGGAGGTGTTCGGTCACACCTCGTTCCTCGGCGACCACCAGGCCGAGATCTTCCGCATGGCGATGCGGAACATGTTCGAGGACGTCCGCGGCCGGATCCCCGTCGCCGAGCAAGGCACGACGGCAACGGATCCGCGTCCCCATCCGCATCCGCATACGTGTGAGGCCTAG
- a CDS encoding GPI inositol-deacylase: MRLRSSFAALLLSATLALTATTTAGAATAPPREDSTQRPVFLVKGYTPGHACGSKWDSAGKLFDRSNWKGTLHRVGFYEEDDAGCDVRIDRDGKGTVDTSLKDLGRELAWKIHDMYSSKGQTVDLVGHSMGGLIIRAALAGYAKGDRTWPDTLYVEDVVTLGAPHKAAWLGALCLSNLQCREMYYPNGTFRRWLGPRLHQAEGGTDWTLVSSNADFSVSAGNGAPTDIGAQHLVRYSARAGLDHTQLRTIRRVAPFPLRYTNNGGAWGGQRDGAAPLRVTMNALYWHSRW; encoded by the coding sequence ATGAGACTCCGCTCGTCCTTCGCGGCGCTCCTCCTGAGCGCCACACTCGCCCTCACCGCCACCACCACGGCCGGCGCGGCCACGGCGCCTCCGCGGGAGGACAGCACGCAGCGTCCCGTCTTCCTCGTCAAGGGGTACACGCCCGGCCACGCGTGCGGCAGCAAGTGGGACTCCGCCGGCAAACTGTTCGACAGGTCGAACTGGAAGGGGACGTTGCACCGCGTCGGCTTCTACGAAGAGGACGATGCCGGGTGCGACGTTCGTATCGACCGGGACGGAAAGGGCACCGTTGACACGTCCCTGAAGGATCTGGGCCGCGAGCTGGCGTGGAAGATCCACGACATGTACTCCTCCAAGGGTCAGACCGTCGACCTCGTCGGGCATTCCATGGGCGGGCTGATCATCCGTGCGGCGCTGGCCGGATACGCGAAGGGCGACCGGACCTGGCCGGACACGCTGTACGTGGAAGACGTCGTCACTCTGGGCGCTCCGCACAAGGCCGCCTGGCTGGGCGCCCTCTGCCTGTCCAACCTGCAATGCCGGGAGATGTACTACCCGAACGGAACCTTCCGGCGCTGGCTCGGGCCGAGGCTCCACCAGGCGGAAGGAGGAACGGACTGGACCCTCGTCAGCTCGAACGCCGACTTCTCCGTCAGCGCCGGGAACGGCGCCCCCACCGACATCGGGGCGCAGCACCTGGTGCGCTACTCGGCGCGGGCGGGCCTTGACCACACCCAGCTGCGCACCATCCGCAGGGTGGCCCCGTTCCCGCTCCGGTACACCAACAACGGTGGGGCCTGGGGAGGGCAGCGGGATGGGGCCGCACCCCTGCGCGTCACGATGAACGCCTTGTACTGGCACAGCCGGTGGTGA
- a CDS encoding MMPL family transporter has protein sequence MGALGAGAFGKLLGGGFDDPASQSSRARNLVDEKFGGETNLVLLVRAADGRIDTAAAERHGRALVSGLKEEPDLENVVSYWDADSPGLRSKDGREALVLVRVKGDETERQENAKSVIDDYAGTYEGALTVKAGGSTGVSHEMGPQTGEDLVLAETIAVPLILLLLLVVFGTVVSALLPLAIALIAIVGVFAQLFLLGGVTDVSVFAVNLTTALGLGLGVDYGLLMISRFREQLASGASVEDAVRTTMSTAGRTVAFSAATVAAALAALMVFPQYFLRSFGYSGVGVVVIAALAGLFVMPALLTVLGHRVNSGRMPWARRERSGSGASGWGRLARTVMRRPALTALPVLAVLLAAASPLLGVTFGTADERVLPEGSQSRQVSTALRENFDGNDAAALHVVIDEPLAKAPLKAYAAELSRLKGVARVETSAGVYSGGRTEAAGPSNVALGRPTAQQLSVVSSRTPKSDEAKKLVAEVRAAAPPSGTHPLVGGADAELVDSNDSIGGRLPLALGLIAVTTFLLLFLFTGSVVQPLRALALNMVSLGATLGVMTWIFQDGHLSSLLGFTPQPMETSMTVLMFRVAFGLSMAYEVFVTSRIKELHELGADDESAVADGLGHTGRIVSAAAFLLAVSFFAFGTAEISFLQLFGLGSGLAILIDALAVRGILLPAAMRLLGGSAWYAPGFLRRFHARFGLSEGGPGPTAAAPAYAKSSTEV, from the coding sequence ATGGGCGCCTTGGGCGCCGGCGCCTTCGGGAAGCTGCTGGGCGGCGGCTTCGACGACCCGGCCTCGCAGTCCTCCAGGGCCAGGAACCTCGTCGACGAGAAGTTCGGCGGGGAGACGAATCTGGTGCTGCTGGTCCGCGCCGCCGATGGCCGCATCGACACCGCGGCCGCCGAGCGGCACGGCCGGGCCCTGGTGTCCGGCCTCAAGGAAGAGCCGGACCTCGAGAACGTCGTCTCGTACTGGGACGCGGACAGCCCCGGCCTGCGCTCCAAGGACGGCCGTGAGGCCCTGGTGCTCGTCCGTGTGAAGGGTGACGAGACGGAGCGGCAGGAGAACGCCAAGAGCGTCATCGACGACTACGCCGGAACGTACGAGGGCGCGCTCACGGTCAAGGCAGGCGGCAGCACCGGCGTGAGCCACGAGATGGGGCCGCAGACCGGGGAGGATCTCGTCCTGGCGGAGACCATCGCCGTGCCGCTGATCCTCCTGCTGCTCCTGGTCGTCTTCGGCACCGTGGTCTCCGCGCTGCTGCCGCTGGCCATCGCGCTGATCGCCATCGTGGGCGTGTTCGCGCAGCTCTTCCTCCTCGGCGGTGTCACCGACGTCTCCGTCTTCGCGGTCAACCTGACCACGGCCCTCGGTCTCGGACTCGGCGTCGACTACGGCCTGTTGATGATCAGCCGGTTCCGGGAGCAGCTCGCGTCGGGGGCGAGCGTGGAGGACGCCGTCCGCACGACGATGAGCACCGCGGGCCGTACGGTCGCGTTCTCCGCCGCCACCGTGGCGGCGGCCCTCGCGGCGCTCATGGTGTTCCCGCAGTACTTCCTCCGCTCGTTCGGCTACTCCGGGGTCGGCGTCGTCGTCATCGCGGCCCTCGCCGGCCTGTTCGTGATGCCGGCCCTGCTCACCGTCCTTGGGCACCGGGTCAACAGCGGGCGGATGCCGTGGGCGAGGCGGGAGCGCTCCGGTTCCGGGGCGTCCGGGTGGGGGCGGCTGGCCCGTACCGTCATGCGGCGGCCCGCGCTCACCGCGCTGCCGGTGCTCGCGGTGCTGCTGGCCGCGGCGAGCCCGCTCCTCGGCGTCACCTTCGGCACGGCCGACGAACGCGTACTGCCCGAGGGCTCCCAGAGCCGCCAGGTCTCGACGGCGCTGCGGGAGAACTTCGACGGCAACGACGCCGCGGCCCTCCATGTCGTCATCGACGAGCCCCTGGCCAAGGCGCCGCTGAAGGCGTACGCGGCCGAACTGTCCCGGCTCAAGGGCGTCGCCCGCGTCGAGACCAGCGCGGGGGTCTACTCCGGTGGGCGGACCGAAGCGGCCGGCCCCAGCAACGTGGCGCTCGGCCGCCCCACCGCGCAGCAGCTCAGCGTGGTGAGTTCCCGGACACCGAAGTCGGACGAGGCCAAGAAACTGGTGGCGGAGGTCAGAGCGGCCGCCCCGCCCTCCGGGACACATCCGTTGGTCGGCGGTGCCGACGCCGAGCTGGTCGACTCCAACGACTCCATCGGCGGCAGACTCCCGCTCGCCCTCGGCCTGATCGCCGTCACCACGTTCCTCCTCCTCTTCCTCTTCACGGGCAGCGTCGTGCAGCCGCTGCGCGCGCTGGCGCTCAACATGGTCAGCCTGGGCGCGACGCTCGGCGTCATGACCTGGATCTTCCAGGACGGTCATCTCTCCTCGTTGCTCGGCTTCACGCCGCAGCCGATGGAGACGTCGATGACCGTGCTGATGTTCCGCGTCGCCTTCGGCCTCTCGATGGCCTACGAGGTGTTCGTCACCAGCCGGATCAAGGAACTCCACGAGCTGGGCGCGGACGACGAGTCCGCCGTGGCCGACGGCCTCGGGCACACCGGACGCATCGTCAGCGCGGCGGCGTTCCTGCTCGCGGTGAGCTTCTTCGCCTTCGGCACGGCCGAGATCAGCTTCCTCCAGCTGTTCGGCCTGGGCAGCGGGCTCGCCATCCTCATCGACGCCCTCGCCGTACGCGGCATCCTCCTGCCGGCAGCGATGCGCCTGCTGGGCGGCTCGGCCTGGTACGCCCCCGGCTTCCTGCGGAGGTTCCACGCGCGGTTCGGCCTCAGCGAAGGAGGGCCTGGGCCCACGGCGGCCGCGCCTGCGTACGCGAAGAGCTCGACGGAGGTCTGA
- a CDS encoding HEAT repeat domain-containing protein → MLQGLEDSRPSVRLRAAMAVGTSPDPRFIDKLVERCAVEPEFQVREMLTWALTRHPASATVPVLVGEVRSECAQARSQALHTLSKIRDRRAWPAITRALLVDADDEVARSAWRAAVVLVPEGEEPELAAVLSTQLGRGDRETHLSLSRALVALGDVIVPVLRAATTDPDPRVRAHALATERLSRDPDAGFEFAIEEAKRVVALGGADGGGG, encoded by the coding sequence ATGCTCCAAGGCCTGGAGGACAGCCGTCCGTCCGTGCGGCTGCGGGCGGCGATGGCGGTCGGCACGAGCCCTGACCCGCGGTTCATCGACAAGCTCGTCGAACGGTGCGCGGTCGAGCCCGAGTTCCAGGTGCGCGAAATGCTCACATGGGCGCTCACCCGCCACCCGGCGTCAGCGACGGTTCCGGTGCTCGTCGGCGAGGTCCGTTCGGAGTGCGCGCAGGCCCGGAGCCAGGCCTTGCACACGCTGTCCAAGATCCGGGACCGGCGGGCGTGGCCGGCGATCACCAGGGCGCTGCTGGTAGACGCCGACGACGAGGTGGCGCGGAGCGCCTGGCGGGCGGCGGTCGTGCTCGTACCCGAAGGCGAGGAGCCCGAGCTGGCCGCAGTATTGTCGACACAGCTCGGGCGCGGCGACCGCGAGACGCACCTGAGCCTCAGCCGGGCGCTGGTCGCGCTCGGTGACGTGATCGTGCCGGTTCTGCGCGCCGCGACGACGGACCCCGACCCCCGCGTACGGGCGCACGCGCTCGCCACGGAACGGCTGTCGCGCGACCCGGACGCCGGCTTCGAGTTCGCGATCGAGGAGGCGAAGCGCGTCGTCGCCCTCGGCGGGGCCGATGGGGGAGGGGGATAG